One Ranitomeya imitator isolate aRanImi1 chromosome 1, aRanImi1.pri, whole genome shotgun sequence DNA window includes the following coding sequences:
- the OTUB2 gene encoding ubiquitin thioesterase OTUB2 isoform X2: MHRLPPGGAKAANMYGLISEKCDLALFIAEHRGEPSCRQRLKGLQQHYCAARRTCADGSCFYRGLGFAFLEYLLGKPQDLLRFRERVTHSQRELMAAGFQDDVYRHHYETFLSLVDVAAGEVMAESKATEEVTASNLLTAFNHPYISDSAVRYLRLVTSAFLRSRADFFQPFLDHVGSMEDFCTQNVEPMMAVCDHIQITAVTQALDIPLQVEYVDSKDTAITQHVFPEGSCPCIYMLYNEDHYTLLYKEGAVPPVVAAVARD; this comes from the exons ATGCATAGACTGCCCCCTGGTGGTGCGAAG GCCGCGAACATGTACGGATTGATATCGGAGAAGTGCGACCTCGCCCTCTTCATAGCGGAGCACCGCGGCGAGCCGTCGTGTCGCCAAAGGTTGaag GGGCTGCAGCAACATTATTGCGCCGCCCGCAGGACTTGCGCTGACGGCAGTTGCTTCTATAGAGGTTTGGGCTTCGCTTTTCTTGAGTATCTGCTCGGTAAACCCCAGGATTTGCTCCG GTTTAGAGAGCGGGTGACACACAGTCAGCGGGAGCTGATGGCTGCCGGATTCCAGGATGATGTGTATAGACATCACTATGAGACA TTTCTCAGCCTTGTAGATGTGGCAGCGGGCGAGGTGATGGCCGAGAGCAAGGCAACGGAGGAAGTGACAGCAAGCAACCTCCTGACAGCGTTCAACCATCCCTACATCTCAGACAGCGCCGTCCGGTACCTGAGACTCGTCACCTCCGCCTTCCTCCGCAGCAGAGCTGACTTCTTCCAGCCGTTCTTAGACCATGTCGGCAGCATGGAGGACTTCTGTACTCAG AACGTGGAGCCCATGATGGCGGTGTGCGACCACATCCAGATCACAGCTGTGACGCAGGCGCTGGATATACCACTGCAGGTGGAATATGTGGACTCCAAAGACACAGCCATAACTCAGCACGTCTTCCCGGAGGGATCCTGCCCCTGCATCTACATGCTGTACAACGAGGACCATTACACCCTGCTGTACAAGGAGGGAGCGGTCCCCCCTGTTGTAGCGGCTGTTGCACGAGACTGA
- the OTUB2 gene encoding ubiquitin thioesterase OTUB2 isoform X1, protein MVARGWPCWRSPLAVSDCHFLVLQAANMYGLISEKCDLALFIAEHRGEPSCRQRLKGLQQHYCAARRTCADGSCFYRGLGFAFLEYLLGKPQDLLRFRERVTHSQRELMAAGFQDDVYRHHYETFLSLVDVAAGEVMAESKATEEVTASNLLTAFNHPYISDSAVRYLRLVTSAFLRSRADFFQPFLDHVGSMEDFCTQNVEPMMAVCDHIQITAVTQALDIPLQVEYVDSKDTAITQHVFPEGSCPCIYMLYNEDHYTLLYKEGAVPPVVAAVARD, encoded by the exons ATGGTGGCCCGGGGGTGGCCGTGCTggagatctccgcttgctgtcagtgactgtCACTTTCTTGTGTTGCAGGCCGCGAACATGTACGGATTGATATCGGAGAAGTGCGACCTCGCCCTCTTCATAGCGGAGCACCGCGGCGAGCCGTCGTGTCGCCAAAGGTTGaag GGGCTGCAGCAACATTATTGCGCCGCCCGCAGGACTTGCGCTGACGGCAGTTGCTTCTATAGAGGTTTGGGCTTCGCTTTTCTTGAGTATCTGCTCGGTAAACCCCAGGATTTGCTCCG GTTTAGAGAGCGGGTGACACACAGTCAGCGGGAGCTGATGGCTGCCGGATTCCAGGATGATGTGTATAGACATCACTATGAGACA TTTCTCAGCCTTGTAGATGTGGCAGCGGGCGAGGTGATGGCCGAGAGCAAGGCAACGGAGGAAGTGACAGCAAGCAACCTCCTGACAGCGTTCAACCATCCCTACATCTCAGACAGCGCCGTCCGGTACCTGAGACTCGTCACCTCCGCCTTCCTCCGCAGCAGAGCTGACTTCTTCCAGCCGTTCTTAGACCATGTCGGCAGCATGGAGGACTTCTGTACTCAG AACGTGGAGCCCATGATGGCGGTGTGCGACCACATCCAGATCACAGCTGTGACGCAGGCGCTGGATATACCACTGCAGGTGGAATATGTGGACTCCAAAGACACAGCCATAACTCAGCACGTCTTCCCGGAGGGATCCTGCCCCTGCATCTACATGCTGTACAACGAGGACCATTACACCCTGCTGTACAAGGAGGGAGCGGTCCCCCCTGTTGTAGCGGCTGTTGCACGAGACTGA
- the DDX24 gene encoding ATP-dependent RNA helicase DDX24 gives MKPQKSKKGGRTQTKLQRKGIKITGKWKPVALDPSLFAEENIDEIICFEELTDYKLVRTSNELIKDVRKRKCGPAEEEEDGEVNVTGRKKNKKRKKNVKAKKPRDESDDEMEEMIFGEEEEEEDEEKEDGDVAASDEEEKNPQPSKNKKRKRKKKQKVKEPKTQEETPAAKPTKKLKNWAAGALSRAAGKNVDVSAWKDLYVPPPVLQALSFLGFSSPTPIQALALPSAIRDKMDVLGAAETGSGKTLAFAIPMIHSILKWRKAQEDGASAEEEEEGGKEIAEDLEAEVTENPDKDIKGEAEEVNDDPEDDEDDYSTIGCVKVVKDVDINFNFAPREPAPRSDNKRPLLGLVVTPTRELAVQVKHHMDAVAQFTGIKAAIVVGGMAPQKQERVLNRRPEIVIATPGRLWEMIKERHPHLCNLRKLRCLVIDEADRMVEKGHYAELLQLLEMLSDSHYNRQRQTFVFSATLTLIHQAPSRLLQKKNYKKMDKEGKLESLMAKIGLKGKPKVIDLTRKQATVETLTETKIHCSADEKDFYLYYFLLQYPGRTMVFANSIDCIKRLTSLLTILECNPMPLHANMHQKQRLKNLERFAERESCILLTTDVAARGLDIPNIQHVLHYQIPRTSETYVHRSGRTARASCDGLSLLLIGPDDMLNYRKIFRTLEKDDELPLFPVEAKSMNGIKERVSLARQIEKVEYFNSKAKQQNSWIQQAAEALEVDVDDDDLIGGKRDEQEDHQKQKALKMMKKQLKRLLAQPVFRNVMKTKYPTQSGQLPLPSLPLNTAQSALHTLSELKAKENRVKPKS, from the exons ATGAAGCCGCAGAAATCTAAAAAAGGCGGCCGGACCCAGACTAAGCTGCAGAGGAAAGGCATCAAAATAACTGGAAAATGGAAGCCAGTGGCGCTGGACCCCAGTCTTTTTGCAGAAGAGAACATTGATGAAATCATCTGCTTTGAGGAACTGACCGACTATAAATTAGTGAGGACATCCAATGAGTTGATCAAAGATGTGAGAAAACGGAAATGCGGTCCTGCcgaggaagaagaggacggggaggtAAATGTTACTGGccggaagaaaaacaaaaaacgcaagaaaaacgtgAAAGCCAAGAAACCAAGAGATGAGTCAGATGATGAGATGGAGGAAATGATAtttggagaggaggaggaggaagaagatgaggagaagGAAGATGGTGACGTGGCTGCGTctgatgaagaagaaaagaatccTCAGCCATCGAAAAACaaaaagaggaagaggaagaaaaagCAGAAGGTTAAAGAGCCCAAGACGCAAGAAGAGACTCCAGCTGCCAAACCCACAAAGAAGTTAAAGAACTGGGCGGCCGGGGCTTTATCCAGGGCGGCCGGGAAGAATGTGGACGTCTCAGCATGGAAGGATCTCTACGTTCCACCTCCGGTCCTCCAAGCTCTCAGCTTTTTAGGGTTTTCTTCTCCAACCCCGATCCAAGCTCTGGCTCTGCCCTCCGCCATCCGCGACAAGATGGATGTTTTGGGTGCAGCGGAGACAG GAAGTGGTAAGACTCTCGCCTTTGCCATCCCAATGATCCACTCTATATTGAAATGGAGGAAAGCTCAGGAAGATGGAGCGTcagcagaagaggaggaagagggtggcAAGGAGATTGCGGAGGACTTGGAGGCTGAAGTGACTGAGAATCCTGATAAGGATATAAAGGGGGAGGCAGAAGAAGTAAATGATGACcctgaggatgatgaggatgattacTCCACCATTGGCTGTGTGAAGGTTGTGAAAGACGTTGATATTAATTTCAACTTTGCTCCTCGGGAACCTGCTCCCCGAAGCGACAACAAACGGCCGCTGCTCGGACTGGTGGTGACCCCAACTAGAGAGCTGGCCGTGCAGGTCAAACATCACATGGACGCTGTCGCGCAATTTACCG GGATCAAAGCGGCGATAGTGGTCGGAGGGATGGCCCCCCAGAAACAGGAGAGAGTGCTAAACCGGAGGCCGGAGATTGTCATTGCAACCCCCGGGCGTCTTTGGGAGATGATTAAAGAGAGACATCCACATCTGTGCAACCTGCGGAAGCTCCG GTGCTTGGTCATCGATGAAGCAGATCGGATGGTGGAGAAGGGCCACTACGccgagctattgcagctgctggagATGCTGAGTGACTCGCACTACAACCGCCAGAGACAGACATTTGTGTTTTCTGCCACCCTGACCCTCATACACCAGGCCCCGAGCCGCCTCCTGCAGAAGAAGAACTACAAGAAGATGGACAAGGAAGGAAAGCTGGAGAGCCTGATGGCCAAGATCGGCCTGAAGGGAAAACCTAAGGTGATCGACCTGACCAGGAAGCAGGCCACCGTGGAGACGCTGACCGAGACCAAGATCCACTGCAGCGCTGACGAGAAGGACTTCTACCTCTACTACTTCCTGCTGCAGTACCCGGGCAGGACCATGGTGTTTGCCAATAGCATCGACTGCATTAAGCGGCTGACGTCTCTCCTGACCATCCTGGAATGTAACCCCATGCCCCTCCACGCCAACATGCACCAGAAGCAGCGGCTTAAAAACCTGGAGAGATTCGCAGAACGTGAAAG CTGTATTCTCCTCACCACCGACGTTGCTGCCCGAGGTCTGGACATTCCCAACATCCAACATGTCCTGCATTACCAG ATCCCCAGGACGTCTGAGACCTACGTGCACCGCAGCGGTCGGACAGCTCGAGCTTCCTGCGATGGCCTCAGTTTGCTTCTGATTGGACCGGATGATATGTTGAATTATAGGAAGATCTTCCGGACTCTGGAGAAGGATGACGAGCTCCCGCTGTTTCCTGTGGAGGCGAAAAGCATGAATGGAATTAAG GAACGCGTCAGTCTGGCTCGGCAGATCGAGAAGGTGGAGTATTTCAACAGTAAAGCAAAACAGCAAAATTCCTGGATCCAGCAAGCAGCCGAGGCCCTCGAAGTAGATGTGGATGACGATGACTTAATAG GTGGAAAACGGGATGAACAAGAAGATCACCAGAAGCAGAAAGCCCTGAAGATGATGAAGAAGCAGCTGAAGAGACTCTTGGCCCAGCCTGTATTCCGGAACGTCATGAAAACCAAGTACCCGACCCAGAGCGGCCAGCTGCCCCTGCCCAGCCTGCCCCTCAACACCGCACAGAGCGCTTTGCACACGTTGTCAGAGCTCAAAGCCAAAGAGAATCGGGTGAAACCCAAATCCTGA
- the OTUB2 gene encoding ubiquitin thioesterase OTUB2 isoform X3: MAANMYGLISEKCDLALFIAEHRGEPSCRQRLKGLQQHYCAARRTCADGSCFYRGLGFAFLEYLLGKPQDLLRFRERVTHSQRELMAAGFQDDVYRHHYETFLSLVDVAAGEVMAESKATEEVTASNLLTAFNHPYISDSAVRYLRLVTSAFLRSRADFFQPFLDHVGSMEDFCTQNVEPMMAVCDHIQITAVTQALDIPLQVEYVDSKDTAITQHVFPEGSCPCIYMLYNEDHYTLLYKEGAVPPVVAAVARD; encoded by the exons ATG GCCGCGAACATGTACGGATTGATATCGGAGAAGTGCGACCTCGCCCTCTTCATAGCGGAGCACCGCGGCGAGCCGTCGTGTCGCCAAAGGTTGaag GGGCTGCAGCAACATTATTGCGCCGCCCGCAGGACTTGCGCTGACGGCAGTTGCTTCTATAGAGGTTTGGGCTTCGCTTTTCTTGAGTATCTGCTCGGTAAACCCCAGGATTTGCTCCG GTTTAGAGAGCGGGTGACACACAGTCAGCGGGAGCTGATGGCTGCCGGATTCCAGGATGATGTGTATAGACATCACTATGAGACA TTTCTCAGCCTTGTAGATGTGGCAGCGGGCGAGGTGATGGCCGAGAGCAAGGCAACGGAGGAAGTGACAGCAAGCAACCTCCTGACAGCGTTCAACCATCCCTACATCTCAGACAGCGCCGTCCGGTACCTGAGACTCGTCACCTCCGCCTTCCTCCGCAGCAGAGCTGACTTCTTCCAGCCGTTCTTAGACCATGTCGGCAGCATGGAGGACTTCTGTACTCAG AACGTGGAGCCCATGATGGCGGTGTGCGACCACATCCAGATCACAGCTGTGACGCAGGCGCTGGATATACCACTGCAGGTGGAATATGTGGACTCCAAAGACACAGCCATAACTCAGCACGTCTTCCCGGAGGGATCCTGCCCCTGCATCTACATGCTGTACAACGAGGACCATTACACCCTGCTGTACAAGGAGGGAGCGGTCCCCCCTGTTGTAGCGGCTGTTGCACGAGACTGA